GTTCGATGATGCGACCCTGTTCGACCGCGAGCGTGTCACGGAGATCGTTACCGGCGAGTTCTGAGTCGTCGCGGACCACAGCGGTCGCGCTGGTGCGCCGGTTGACTCTTCACAGCAAGTCGTTACCGGGCGACGACGGGGGGTCGGTAGCGCCCGACTTTCCCGCTCAGCTAGTCCCCGACTCGCGACCCGACCATCGCCGCCAGACCGGTGAATGCGAACATCGCTGCGACGATCACGACCGCGATGGCGGTCTGGAACGACCGCAACGCTATCGACCCGCCGATTTCGACGTGGACGAGCCACAGCGCGTCACCCAGGAACCACAGCATCGGTAGCGCACCGATGAGCCCGGCCCGAAAACCGACTCGAGAGCGGACGGCCGACGGTCCTTCGTAGAGATAGCCGGCGAGGAGTCCGCCGAACACCACCGGCCAGAGGCCGATTTCGCTCCCGGTCTGCCAGTAGGCAACCGTCGTAAACGGGAACGCAACGAGACCGCCGACGATCGCGTACCGCCAGCTATCGTCCGCTAAGGGGATCGGAGACTGCGATCACGAGCCATACGTGCCGATAGTGTTGGTGGAAATATAACTATTGTGTAGCGACACGAGTGCTACTATCCCGCGGGCGACCGACCGATACGGTTCCGGCTCGAGTCACGGTCGCGTCGGTGCAGTCGCTACGGGAGGACGGTTGGAACGAGAGAAGACGAAACTCGCGTGCGGCGATCAGTCGTCGGCGGGAACGGCCTGCTCGGTCTGGGATTCGGCCATCGCGAGCACGTCGTCGAAGAAGTCGAGGGTGTCTTCGGGACCGGGGTTCGCTTCGGGGTGGTACTGGCGGGTGATGACGTCGTACTCGATGCCGTCGATCCCCTCCGGCGTGTCGTCGTTGACGTTGATCTGGGTGATCTCGAGGTGCTCACCGGGGTCGGCGACGGTATAGCCGTGGTTCTGGGTGGTCATGACGACC
This genomic stretch from Natrinema sp. SYSU A 869 harbors:
- a CDS encoding DUF5518 domain-containing protein, with protein sequence MPLADDSWRYAIVGGLVAFPFTTVAYWQTGSEIGLWPVVFGGLLAGYLYEGPSAVRSRVGFRAGLIGALPMLWFLGDALWLVHVEIGGSIALRSFQTAIAVVIVAAMFAFTGLAAMVGSRVGD